A part of Ziziphus jujuba cultivar Dongzao chromosome 8, ASM3175591v1 genomic DNA contains:
- the LOC107413629 gene encoding protein TONNEAU 1a-like isoform X1, translating to MDDYTREMMDLKTLVTRTLEKKGVLAKIRAELRASVFEAIEEEDRVIEKDEGLPPALLGSCNERAKQLHASPSGRLITALICEYLDWAQLNHTLKVYLPECNLFAEFQQKDSWKTELKEFSSKNGYDLNRNGDSGPLLLDVLEGFLKFENLSQTRGTGRRLTSAETESLSNLESRNTRRPSSSSVAGGLPPLGRPVSASQASDRRGGSSMSGYRKDEYNWRYDSEELPDDIIRTSSALENLQLDRKARNLTTSWRHAGDGINDDDGRAE from the exons atGGACGATTACACGAGGGAGATGATGGACCTCAAGACCCTAGTCACTCGGACCCTCGAGAAGAAAGGCGTTCTTGCCAAGATCCGG GCTGAGCTTAGAGCAAGTGTATTTGAGGCAATTGAAGAGGAAGATCGAGTTATTGAGAAGGACGAAGGTTTACCTCCTGCATTACTTGGTAGCTGCAATGAGCGTGCCAAACAACTCCATGCTTCTCCTTCAG GGAGGCTTATTACTGCATTAATTTGTGAATATCTAGACTGGGCTCAGCTGAACCACACGCTAAAGGTTTATTTGCCGGAGTGTAATTTG TTTGCTGAATTTCAGCAAAAGGATTCATGGAAAACTGAGTTGAAAGAATTCAGCAGCAAAAATGGATATGACCTTAATAGAAATGGTGATAGTGGTCCTTTGCTATTGGATGTCCTTGAAGGTTTCTTGAAATTTGAG AACCTGTCCCAAACTAGGGGTACTGGAAGGAGGCTAACCAGTGCAGAGACGGAGTCCTTATCCAATCTAGAGTCTCGGAACACTCGAAGACCTTCTTCATCATCTGTTGCAGGTGGCCTGCCTCCACTAGGAAG GCCTGTTTCTGCTTCCCAGGCATCTG ATCGAAGAGGAGGATCTTCCATGTCTGGTTACAGGAAAGATGAGTACAATTGGAGATATGATAGTGAGGAACTTCCAGATGATATAATTCGAACTTCATCTGCCTTGGAAAACCTTCAGTTGGATAGGAAAGCTCGAAATCTAACTACGTCTTGGCG
- the LOC125421299 gene encoding leucine aminopeptidase, with translation MALVDPHSFTDSTHPFATHISLTLYFDFASLTIHGSAVLNLSTQHTGSLHLDTRSLTIHSVSDPSSDDAPLPFSLSSPDPIRGTQLTVTLSNHSALRIVYSTSPSSSALQWLSPPQTFNKTYPLVYTQCHAIHARSVFPCQDTPAARVCYNARLNFPRQLSAVMAARHVERRAPIAGEAAELVCGDSMWCAEGRVVEEFTMEQPVPSYLFAFAVGEIGFREVGPRTRVYAESVPAVLDSAAREFAATEDMMRQGERLFGPYEWERFDLLVLPPSFPYGGMENPRMVFLTPTVIKGDASGAQLVAHELAHSWTGNLITNKTNEHFWLNEGFTTYAERRIVEVVQGEDRAVLNIGIGWRSLKETMEKFKDRLEFTKLKNNQEGVDPDDVYSKIPYEKGFQFLWRIERQVGRPVFDEFLKKYIATFKFKSIDTDTFLDFLKTNIPGIEKDIDLTLWTEGVGIPPDAYEPVSILYTKIVSLANEFSLGRMPREDEVSDWHGQEWELYLENLPKSVEASQLLALDERYRLSESKDYEVKVGFLQLAISSKCKDYYPEVEKTLKEVGRMKYLRPLYTALVQGTGKEEEKVFAKRVFAEARESYHPIAQNVVEAILSKHV, from the exons atGGCACTCGTTGACCCTCACTCGTTCACCGATTCAACTCACCCATTCGCCACCCACATCTCCCTCACACTCTACTTTGACTTCGCTTCCCTCACCATCCACGGCTCCGCCGTACTCAACCTCTCGACCCAACACACCGGCTCTCTCCACCTCGACACTCGCTCTCTCACCATCCACTCCGTTTCCGATCCCAGCTCCGACGACGCGCCGCttcccttctctctctcctccccggaCCCAATCAGAGGGACCCAGCTCACCGTCACCCTCTCCAACCACTCCGCTCTGAGAATCGTCTACTCCACTTCCCCATCTTCCTCTGCCCTCCAATGGCTCTCTCCGCCTCAGACTTTCAACAAGACCTACCCGCTCGTCTACACCCAATGCCATGCCATCCACGCGCGCTCCGTCTTCCCCTGCCAGGATACTCCTGCGGCGCGTGTATGTTACAATGCGCGTCTGAACTTTCCGAGACAGTTGTCGGCGGTAATGGCGGCTCGCCACGTCGAGCGGCGAGCTCCGATCGCTGGCGAGGCTGCCGAGCTCGTTTGCGGGGATTCTATGTGGTGTGCGGAAGGGAGGGTGGTGGAGGAGTTCACGATGGAGCAACCGGTTCCGTCGTACCTGTTTGCTTTCGCGGTTGGGGAGATTGGTTTCAGGGAGGTGGGACCCAGGACGAGGGTCTATGCCGAGTCGGTGCCGGCGGTGTTGGACTCGGCGGCGAGGGAGTTCGCCGCCACCGAGGACATGATGAGGCAAGGGGAGAGGTTGTTTGGACCGTACGAGTGGGAACGGTTCGATTTGCTGGTTTTGCCTCCGAGCTTTCCGTACGGTGGGATGGAGAATCCGAGGATGGTTTTCTTGACGCCGACGGTGATCAAAGGCGATGCTAGCGGTGCTCAGCTGGTGGCGCACGAGCTTGCTCATAGCTGGACTGGGAATTTGATCACAAACAAGACAAATGAACACTTCTGGTTGAATGAG GGTTTTACGACATATGCAGAGAGGAGAATTGTCGAGGTTGTACAAGGAGAAGACAGAGCAGTATTAAATATTGGAATTGGCTGGAGGAGTTTAAAGGAGACAATGGAGAAATTCAAGGACAGGCTGGAGTTCACAAAGCTCAAAAACAATCAGGAAGGAGTGGATCCAGATGATGTATATTCTAAGATTCCATACGAGAAAGGTTTTCAGTTCCTATGGCGCATTGAACGCCAG GTTGGAAGGCCTGTATTTGATGAATTCCTTAAGAAATATATTGCCACGTTCAAGTTCAAGTCAATTGATACCGACACCTTTCTTGATTTTCTGAAAACTAACATCCCTGGAATAGAGAAAGATATTGACTTAACATTGTGGACTGAGGGTGTTGGTATCCCCCCAGATGCCTATGAACCTGTTTCCATTCTGTATACGAAGATTGTGTCACTGGCAAATGAATTTAGCCTTGGTAGGATGCCAAGGGAGGATGAAGTTTCTGATTGGCACGGCCAGGAGTGGGAGCTCTACTTGGAGAACTTGCCCAAATCTGTTGAAGCTTCACAG CTCTTAGCTCTTGATGAACGCTACAGGCTCTCGGAATCAAAGGATTACGAGGTGAAGGTAGGGTTTCTTCAACTGGCAATTTCTTCCAAGTGCAAAGATTATTACCCGGAGGTGGAAAAAACTCTTAAGGAAGTTGGGAGGATGAAGTACCTTCGCCCACTGTACACTGCACTTGTACAAGGCACTGGAAAGGA
- the LOC107413610 gene encoding leucine aminopeptidase — translation MALVDPHSFTDSTHPFATHISLTLYFDFASLTIHGSAVLNLSTQHTGSLHLDTRSLTIHSVSDPSSDDAPLPFSLSSPDPIRGTQLTVTLSNHSALRIVYSTSPSSSALQWLSPPQTFNKTYPLVYTQCQAIHARSVFPCQDTPAARVCYNARLNFPRQLSAVMAARHVERRAPIAGEAAELVCGDSMWCAEGRVVEEFTMEQPVPSYLFAFAVGEIGFREVGPRTRVYAESVPAVLDSAAREFASTEDMIRQGERLFGPYEWERFDLLVLPPSFPYGGMENPRMVFLTPTVIKGDASGAQLVAHELAHSWTGNLITNKTNEHFWLNEGFTTYAERRIVEVVQGEDRAVLNIGIGWRGLKETMERFKDRLEFTKLKNNQEGVDPDDVYSEIPYEKGFQFLWRIERQVGRPVFDEFLKKYIATFKFKSIDTDTFLDFLKTNIPGIEKDIDLTLWTEGVGIPPDAYEPVSILYTKIVSLANEFSLGRMPREDEVSDWHGQEWELYLENLPKSVEASQLLALDERYRLSESKDYEVKVGFLQLAISSKCKDYYAEVEKTLKEVGRMKYLRPLYTALVQGTGKEEEKVFAKRVFAEAHESYHPIAQNVVEAILSKHV, via the exons atGGCACTCGTTGACCCCCACTCGTTCACCGATTCAACTCACCCATTCGCCACCCACATCTCCCTCACACTCTACTTTGACTTCGCTTCCCTCACCATCCACGGCTCCGCCGTACTCAACCTCTCGACCCAACACACCGGCTCTCTCCACCTCGACACTCGCTCTCTCACCATCCACTCCGTTTCCGATCCCAGCTCCGACGACGCGCCGCttcccttctctctctcctccccggaCCCAATCAGAGGGACCCAGCTCACTGTCACCCTCTCCAACCACTCCGCTCTGAGAATCGTCTACTCCACTTCCCCATCTTCCTCTGCCCTCCAATGGCTCTCTCCGCCTCAGACTTTCAACAAGACCTACCCGCTCGTCTACACCCAATGCCAGGCCATCCACGCGCGCTCCGTCTTCCCCTGCCAGGATACTCCTGCGGCGCGTGTATGTTACAATGCGCGTCTGAACTTTCCGAGACAGTTGTCGGCGGTAATGGCGGCTCGCCACGTCGAGCGGCGAGCTCCGATCGCTGGCGAGGCTGCCGAGCTCGTTTGCGGGGATTCTATGTGGTGTGCGGAAGGGAGGGTGGTGGAGGAGTTCACGATGGAGCAACCGGTTCCGTCGTACCTGTTTGCTTTCGCGGTTGGGGAGATTGGTTTCAGGGAGGTGGGACCCAGGACGAGGGTCTATGCCGAGTCGGTGCCGGCGGTGTTGGACTCGGCGGCGAGGGAGTTCGCCAGCACCGAGGACATGATAAGGCAAGGGGAGAGGTTGTTTGGACCGTACGAGTGGGAACGGTTCGATTTGCTGGTTTTGCCTCCGAGCTTTCCGTACGGTGGGATGGAGAATCCGAGGATGGTTTTCTTGACGCCGACGGTGATCAAAGGCGATGCTAGCGGTGCTCAGCTGGTGGCGCACGAGCTTGCTCATAGCTGGACTGGGAATTTGATCACAAACAAGACGAATGAACACTTCTGGTTGAATGAG GGTTTTACGACATATGCGGAGAGGAGAATTGTCGAGGTTGTACAAGGAGAAGACAGAGCAGTATTAAATATTGGAATTGGCTGGAGGGGTTTAAAGGAGACAATGGAGAGATTCAAGGACAGGCTGGAGTTCACAAAGCTCAAAAACAATCAGGAAGGAGTGGATCCAGATGATGTATATTCTGAGATTCCATACGAGAAAGGTTTTCAGTTCCTATGGCGCATTGAACGCCAG GTTGGACGGCCTGTATTTGATGAATTCCTTAAGAAATATATTGCCACGTTCAAGTTCAAGTCAATTGATACCGACACCTTTCTTGATTTTCTGAAAACTAACATCCCTGGAATAGAGAAAGATATTGACTTAACATTGTGGACTGAGGGTGTTGGTATCCCCCCAGATGCCTATGAACCTGTTTCCATTCTGTATACGAAGATTGTGTCACTGGCAAATGAATTTAGCCTTGGTAGGATGCCAAGGGAGGATGAAGTTTCTGATTGGCACGGCCAGGAGTGGGAGCTCTACTTGGAGAACTTGCCCAAATCTGTTGAAGCTTCACAG CTCTTAGCTCTTGATGAACGCTACAGACTCTCGGAATCAAAGGATTACGAGGTGAAGGTAGGGTTTCTCCAACTGGCAATTTCTTCCAAGTGCAAAGATTATTACGCGGAGGTGGAAAAAACTCTTAAGGAAGTTGGGAGGATGAAGTACCTTCGCCCACTGTACACTGCACTTGTACAAGGCACTGGAAAGGAGGAAGAGAAGGTTTTTGCCAAAAGGGTATTTGCAGAGGCTCATGAATCTTATCACCCTATAGCACAGAATGTTGTTGAGGCCATTCTGAGCAAGCATGTGTAG
- the LOC112489750 gene encoding uncharacterized protein LOC112489750 produces MTLDPGEVEYDRMENVDINEEEDIIGSIASSDQWTNWRDELAKQMFAMEAGGSNNDNRWGESRRTWSRGEEEALLVLLDEAVASGQRCDTGAFKPGTLNMIERQLAEMCPNSGLRATPHIESKLKKWKKQYGIIYNMLNKSGFGWNDTLKCMEIDSDNAWKAYVQSNPSAKSWRDKPFPIYERLANIFGKDQATGHGAQTPIDLVNDINMEPDNDQFDDVGSPMSMNQTHSQLPTQSQLRGKRKAQSKNVDIVSGLNNVADKFIDKLATQLDKLEKSDINYP; encoded by the exons atgacaCTCGATCCTGGAGAAGTCGAATATGATAGGATGGAAAATGTGgacattaatgaagaggaggacATTATAGGATCAATTGCTTCCTCAGATCAATGGACGAATTGGAGAGATGAGttagctaagcaaatgtttg CAATGGAAGCTGGAGGTAGCAATAACGATAATAGGTGGGGTGAATCTAGGCGTACATGGAGTAGAGGTGAGGAAGAAGCTTTGCTGGTTCTTTTAGATGAagctgtagctagtgggcaacgtTGTGACACGGGAGCATTTAAACCTGGTACACTTAATATGATTGAGCGTCAACTGGCTGAAATGTGTCCTAACTCGGGATTGCGAGcaactccacatattgaatCGAAGCtaaaaaagtggaagaagcaatatggCATCATATACAACATGCTgaacaaaagtggatttggatggaatgacaCTCTTAAATGTATGGAGATTGACAGTGACAATGCTTggaaagcatatgtgcag agtaatccaAGTGCAAAAAGTTGGAGAGATAAACCTTTTCCGATATATGAGaggcttgctaatatttttgggaaggatcaggcaacaggacatggagcacaaactccaattgatttagttaatgatataaatatggagCCCGACAATGACCAATTTGATGATGTGGGTTCTCCAATGTCTATGAATCAAACACATAGTCAACTGCCCACACAATCCCAATTAAGAGGTAAGAGGAAAGCTCAATCGAAGAATGTTGACATCGTTAGTGGGTTAAACAATGTAGCAGATAAGTTTATTGATAAATTGGCTACACAGTTAGACAAGTTGGAGAAGTCTGATATCAATTATCCATAA
- the LOC107413629 gene encoding protein TONNEAU 1a-like isoform X2: MDDYTREMMDLKTLVTRTLEKKGVLAKIRAELRASVFEAIEEEDRVIEKDEGLPPALLGSCNERAKQLHASPSGRLITALICEYLDWAQLNHTLKVYLPECNLQKDSWKTELKEFSSKNGYDLNRNGDSGPLLLDVLEGFLKFENLSQTRGTGRRLTSAETESLSNLESRNTRRPSSSSVAGGLPPLGRPVSASQASDRRGGSSMSGYRKDEYNWRYDSEELPDDIIRTSSALENLQLDRKARNLTTSWRHAGDGINDDDGRAE; the protein is encoded by the exons atGGACGATTACACGAGGGAGATGATGGACCTCAAGACCCTAGTCACTCGGACCCTCGAGAAGAAAGGCGTTCTTGCCAAGATCCGG GCTGAGCTTAGAGCAAGTGTATTTGAGGCAATTGAAGAGGAAGATCGAGTTATTGAGAAGGACGAAGGTTTACCTCCTGCATTACTTGGTAGCTGCAATGAGCGTGCCAAACAACTCCATGCTTCTCCTTCAG GGAGGCTTATTACTGCATTAATTTGTGAATATCTAGACTGGGCTCAGCTGAACCACACGCTAAAGGTTTATTTGCCGGAGTGTAATTTG CAAAAGGATTCATGGAAAACTGAGTTGAAAGAATTCAGCAGCAAAAATGGATATGACCTTAATAGAAATGGTGATAGTGGTCCTTTGCTATTGGATGTCCTTGAAGGTTTCTTGAAATTTGAG AACCTGTCCCAAACTAGGGGTACTGGAAGGAGGCTAACCAGTGCAGAGACGGAGTCCTTATCCAATCTAGAGTCTCGGAACACTCGAAGACCTTCTTCATCATCTGTTGCAGGTGGCCTGCCTCCACTAGGAAG GCCTGTTTCTGCTTCCCAGGCATCTG ATCGAAGAGGAGGATCTTCCATGTCTGGTTACAGGAAAGATGAGTACAATTGGAGATATGATAGTGAGGAACTTCCAGATGATATAATTCGAACTTCATCTGCCTTGGAAAACCTTCAGTTGGATAGGAAAGCTCGAAATCTAACTACGTCTTGGCG